The Proteobacteria bacterium CG1_02_64_396 genomic interval TGGCCACCGCCATGCGGGCCGCGGAAGAGGTCGATCTGGTCGCTTTTCTGGTCGATGTGGCTCAAGGGGTGAGCGAATACGACAAGGTGCTGCTCGACCGGCTGACCAAGGGGGGGCGCCCCTTGACCATCCTGCTCAACAAGGTCGACCGAGTCGCCAAACCCAAATTGCTGCCGCTGCTGCTGGAATTGGGCAAACGTTACCCTCAGGCGACCCTTTACCCCCTGTCGGCCCTGAAGGGGGACGGCGCCGAGGGGTTGGTCGACTTGTGGATTTCGGCGCTTCCTAAGTCGCCCCCGATCTTCCCCGAGGATCAAATCACCGACGTCACCTTGCGTTTCCTGGTCTCGGAGATCGTGCGCGAGAAGCTTTTTCTCATTCTGCAGGAGGAGCTTCCCTACTCGGTGGCGGTGGAGGTCGAGAAATTCTCGGAAGGGGCCGAACGTACCGAAATTTCTGCCACCATCTGGGTCGCCAAAGACAACCACAAGGGGATGGTCATCGGCAAAGGGGGGGCTGTACTCAAGGATGTGGGGGCCAAGGCTCGGGCCGATATCGAGGAGCTGCTGGAGCGTCCGGTCTTCTTGGAACTTTGGGTCAAGGTCCACGCGGGGTGGGACGAGCGTGGCCATCTGTTGGCCCAGTTGGGCTTCATGGACGGCGCTTGAGCCGCAAAGAGGAACTGGACGGTTTCGTCCTGGAGCGGGAGTCGTTTGGCGAGATCCAGCTTCTGCTCACCCTCTACACCCGCCTGCACGGTCGGGTCAAAGCGGTTTTGTACGGCAGCGGTGGACGCCGCGATGCCCTGCTTCACCCCGCCAACCGGGTGTTGGTGTGGGGGGCGATGGGGCATCACCGATTTTTGATCGAAGAGGTGGAGCTGGGGCTCGAGGGCATCGCTTTGGCCGACCCCGCCAAGGGGCGGGCCTGGGGACGCCTGCTGGCACGACTGTGTCACCCGCAGCTGGTGGATTGGCACCCCGATG includes:
- a CDS encoding GTPase Era, coding for MSDLMNTPNPDFRAGAIALLGRPNAGKSTLLNRLVGQKIAITTPKPQTTRNRITGVVHREGGQLVLVDTPGLHKAQSRLHRMMVATAMRAAEEVDLVAFLVDVAQGVSEYDKVLLDRLTKGGRPLTILLNKVDRVAKPKLLPLLLELGKRYPQATLYPLSALKGDGAEGLVDLWISALPKSPPIFPEDQITDVTLRFLVSEIVREKLFLILQEELPYSVAVEVEKFSEGAERTEISATIWVAKDNHKGMVIGKGGAVLKDVGAKARADIEELLERPVFLELWVKVHAGWDERGHLLAQLGFMDGA